From Phalacrocorax carbo chromosome 6, bPhaCar2.1, whole genome shotgun sequence, a single genomic window includes:
- the SEC22B gene encoding vesicle-trafficking protein SEC22b produces the protein MVLLTMIARVADGLPLAASMQEDEQSGRDLQQYQSQAKQLFRKLNEQSPTRCTLEAGAMAFHYIIEKGVCYLVLCEAAFPKKLAFAYLEDLHSEFDEQHGKKVPTVSRPYSFIEFDTYIQKTKKLYIDSRARRNLGSINTELQDVQRIMVANIEEVLQRGEALSALDSKANNLSSLSKKYRQDAKYLNMRSTYAKLAAVAVFFIMLIVYVRFWWL, from the exons ATGGTGCTGCTCACGATGATCGCCCGCGTGGCGGACGGGCTCCCGCTGGCCGCCTCCATGCAGGAGGACGAGCAG TCAGGCCGCGATCTGCAGCAGTACCAGAGCCAAGCCAAGCAGCTCTTCCGCAAGCTGAACGAGCAGTCCCCCACAAGATGCACTCTGGAAGCGGGAGCCATGGCTTTCCA CTACATCATTGAGAAAGGAGTGTGTTACCTGGTCCTGTGTGAAGCTGCATTCCCCAAGAAACTGGCCTTTGCATATCTGGAAGACTTGCATTCAGAGTTTGATGAGCAGCATGGCAAGAAGGTGCCAACAGTCTCCAGGCCCTATTCCTTCATTGAATTCG ATACTTACATCCAGAAAACCAAGAAGCTCTACATCGATAGCCGGGCGAGGAGGAACCTGGGCTCCATCAACACAGAGCTGCAAGATGTGCAGAGGATTATGGTGGCCAACATTGAGGAAGTCTTACAGCGAGGAGAGGCACTTTCAG CTCTTGATTCCAAGGCCAACAACTTGTCCAGTTTGTCCAAGAAGTACCGTCAGGACGCCAAGTATCTGAACATGCGTTCCACTTATGCCAAGCTTGCGGCTGTAGCTGTCTTTTTTATCATGTTGATTGTTTATGTGAGATTCTGGTGGCTGTGA